One genomic segment of Podarcis raffonei isolate rPodRaf1 chromosome 7, rPodRaf1.pri, whole genome shotgun sequence includes these proteins:
- the FOXA2 gene encoding hepatocyte nuclear factor 3-beta, translating to MHSASSMLGVVKMEGHEHTEWSNYYGEPEGYSTMNAGLGMNSYMSMPAMGTAGNMTTVASGGSMGMSYAAGPAGMNLSPGAGAMASMAAHLSPSLSPLGAQAGSMGGALGAYSALSPVGAGGSGAYGQAAGLGRSRDAKSYRRSYTHAKPPYSYISLITMAIQQSPNKMLTLSEIYQWIMDLFPFYRQNQQRWQNSIRHSLSFNDCFLKVPRSPDKPGKGSFWTLHPDSGNMFENGCYLRRQKRFKCDKPPGSKQQQQQNQGASPASSAGAPSQGKKAASQAPQERDLPNGAPESPHSSASPCHEHKRALADLKGHPEPAPSPAQQQQQHLLAQHHAHAGLSHEAHLKAEHHYAFNHPFSITNLMSSTEQQQQQHPHHPHHPHQHHPHPHHPHHPHHKMDLKAYEQVMHYSSYGSPVPGSLAMGSVTNKSALETSPLAGDASYYQGVYSRPIMNSS from the exons ATGCACTCCGCTTCCAGTATGCTAGGAGTCGTGAAAATGGAAGGACACGAGCACACGGAGTGGAGCAACTACTACGGCGAGCCGGAG GGTTACTCCACCATGAACGCGGGGCTGGGCATGAACAGCTACATGAGCATGCCAGCCATGGGCACAGCGGGCAACATGACGACGGTGGCGTCCGGCGGCTCCATGGGCATGTCTTACGCGGCCGGCCCGGCGGGCATGAACCTCTCTCCGGGCGCGGGGGCCATGGCCAGCATGGCGGCGCACCTGAGCCCCAGCCTGAGCCCGCTGGGCGCGCAGGCCGGCTCGATGGGGGGCGCGCTGGGCGCTTACTCGGCGCTGAGTCCCGTCGGGGCCGGCGGCAGCGGCGCGTACGGGCAAGCGGCGGGCCTGGGCCGCTCCCGCGACGCCAAGAGCTATCGCCGGAGCTATACGCACGCCAAGCCGCCTTACTCGTACATCTCCCTCATCACCATGGCCATCCAGCAGTCGCCCAACAAGATGCTGACGCTGAGCGAGATCTACCAGTGGATCATGGACCTGTTCCCTTTCTACCGGCAGAACCAGCAGCGCTGGCAGAACTCCATACGCCACTCGCTCTCCTTCAACGACTGCTTCCTCAAGGTGCCGCGCTCGCCGGACAAGCCGGGCAAAGGCTCCTTCTGGACTCTGCACCCGGACTCGGGCAACATGTTCGAGAACGGCTGCTACCTGCGGCGCCAGAAGCGCTTCAAGTGCGACAAGCCGCCGGgctccaaacagcagcagcagcagaatcagGGCGCCTCGCCTGCCTCGTCCGCGGGAGCCCCGTCGCAAGGTAAGAAGGCGGCCTCGCAGGCGCCGCAGGAACGCGACCTGCCCAACGGGGCTCCGGAATCGCCGCACTCCAGCGCCTCCCCTTGCCACGAGCACAAGCGCGCCCTGGCCGACCTGAAGGGCCACCCGGAGCCCGCCCCGTcgccggcgcagcagcagcagcagcacctgctggCGCAGCATCACGCCCACGCGGGGCTCTCCCACGAGGCGCACCTCAAGGCGGAGCACCATTACGCCTTCAACCACCCCTTCTCCATCaccaacctgatgtcctccacagagcagcagcagcagcagcacccccaccATCCGCATCATCCGCACCAGCACCACCCCCACCCGCACCACCCGCACCACCCGCACCACAAAATGGACCTCAAAGCCTACGAGCAGGTGATGCACTACAGCAGCTACGGCTCGCCGGTGCCCGGCAGCCTGGCCATGGGCTCCGTCACGAACAAAAGCGCCCTGGAGACCTCGCCCTTGGCCGGAGACGCCTCCTATTACCAAGGGGTCTACTCCAGGCCCATCATGAACTCTTCCTAA